From a single Nicotiana tomentosiformis chromosome 2, ASM39032v3, whole genome shotgun sequence genomic region:
- the LOC108949207 gene encoding uncharacterized protein produces the protein MAQEEMTQRVKSLEQKLKNMQGSAGQKSIAFKDLCMFPGVRLPLGFKTPKFEKYDRHGDPITHLKRYCNQLRGVEGKEELVMAYFGESLIGVASEWFMDQETSHWHVWDDTAQAFVKQFQYNIDIAPNRNSLSNLKKKPTESFREYAIKWREQAARVKPPMDDHELITFFLQAQEINYFQNMMSAVGKSFSKAIKIGEMVENGLKTGKIISQAVLKAATQAVQIEFDNFSDTNEKDEETMMTIRSRRGPRRTSRRQNLLHAHDDAHFVVMMYGDMEYENPLRNLPTEIGEGHGDSDEEICG, from the exons ATGGCACAAgaagaaatgacccaaagagtgaaaAGCTTAGAACAAAAGTTGAAAAACATGCAAGGGTCGGCAGGTCAGAAGAGTATTGCCTTCAAGGATCTATGTATGTTCCCCGGTGTTcgtttgccacttggtttcaagactcccaaatttgaaaagtatgatAGACATGGAGACCCCATAACCCACCTAAAAAGGTATTGCAATCAGTTAAGAGGTGTGGAGGGAAAAGAAGAACTAGTAATGGCTTATTTCGGGGAAAGCCTGATaggggtagcctctgaatggtttatggatcaagaaacctctcactggcatgtctgggatgacacGGCCCAGGCCTTTGTCAAACAGTTCCAATACAACATCGATATCGCCCCAAACCGCAATTCCCTTTCAAACTTGAAGAAGAAACCAACTGAAAGTTTCAGggaatatgccattaaatggagagagcaagcggctagagttaagccacccatggatgaccacgagctaatcactttcttccttcaggctcaagagataaattattttcaaaacatgatgtccgcagTGGGCAAATCCTTCTCGaaagcaatcaaaattggggaaatggttgagaatggccttaagacaggcaaaattataagtcaagcaGTTCTCAAAGCTGCAACTCAGGCTGTCCAGattgaatttgataattttagtgacacaaatgagaaggatgaagaaaccatGATGACAATAAGGTCGAGAAGAGGTCCTAGGAGAACATCTCGAAG GCAGAATCTTTTACATGCacatgatgatgcacactttgtGGTGATGATGTATGGTGACATGGAGTATGAGAATCCTCTCAGGAACTTGCCGACTGAAATTGGAGAAGGCCATGGTGATTCTGATGAGGAAATTTGTGGCTAA